One region of Vallitalea okinawensis genomic DNA includes:
- a CDS encoding lamin tail domain-containing protein, translated as MIEIIELDKKDEYIILKNSGSDPVNLSGWTILSVKGGQTFTFSKFILESNSTVKVGDSAKNPDVDFHWLEGRGTWNNSEVIQQSFIMLKVNS; from the coding sequence ATAATTGAAATAATTGAACTTGATAAGAAGGACGAGTATATTATACTTAAGAATTCGGGTTCAGATCCAGTTAATCTCTCAGGATGGACAATCTTATCAGTAAAAGGTGGACAAACCTTTACATTTTCTAAATTTATTTTGGAATCTAATTCAACTGTAAAAGTAGGAGATTCTGCAAAGAACCCAGATGTAGACTTTCATTGGCTTGAGGGTAGAGGTACATGGAATAATAGCGAAGTGATCCAGCAGAGCTTTATAATGCTAAAGGTGAACTCGTAG
- a CDS encoding M42 family metallopeptidase has protein sequence MMINESYVKEILKNLLEIPSPSGFYHDIMAYINSEVNKLGYTFETTNKGCGVITIPGQEEGYIVGLSAHVDTLGAMVRSINGSGTLRLTSVGGYMGQTIEGEYCKVHTRDGKVYDGTILTTQPSVHVYSDARKQERTLENYEIRLDEDVDSDESVRELGIEVGDYVSFDPRARFFDNGFIKSRHLDDKAGVAALFGFMEHLNTNNLQPRHTVKIFISVYEEMGHGSSFIPQDIDELIAVDMGAMGDDLQCTEKQVSICAKDSSGPYDYDIVNRLVALSKEKEINYVVDIYPFYGSDVSAALRGGNDIKGGLIGPGVHASHSMERTHINAILDTTKLLVYYTA, from the coding sequence ATGATGATTAACGAAAGTTATGTTAAAGAAATACTTAAGAATCTTTTAGAAATCCCTAGTCCAAGTGGTTTTTATCATGATATAATGGCTTATATAAATAGTGAAGTTAATAAACTAGGTTATACTTTTGAAACAACAAACAAGGGCTGTGGTGTTATTACCATCCCAGGTCAAGAAGAAGGTTATATTGTTGGTTTATCAGCACATGTTGATACTTTAGGTGCTATGGTACGTTCTATTAACGGTAGCGGTACACTTCGTTTGACTTCTGTTGGTGGTTATATGGGACAAACCATTGAAGGAGAGTATTGTAAGGTACATACCCGCGATGGTAAAGTCTATGACGGTACTATTTTGACTACTCAACCATCTGTACATGTTTACAGTGATGCTCGAAAGCAAGAAAGAACACTTGAAAATTATGAGATTCGTCTTGATGAAGATGTTGATAGTGATGAATCAGTTCGTGAATTAGGTATTGAAGTAGGGGATTATGTTTCCTTTGACCCACGTGCTCGTTTCTTTGATAATGGTTTTATTAAATCCCGTCATTTAGATGATAAAGCTGGTGTTGCTGCTTTATTTGGTTTCATGGAACATTTAAACACTAATAACCTTCAACCTAGGCATACAGTTAAAATCTTTATCTCTGTATATGAAGAAATGGGTCATGGTTCTTCTTTTATCCCTCAAGATATTGATGAACTGATTGCAGTGGATATGGGTGCTATGGGAGATGATCTTCAATGTACTGAGAAGCAGGTTTCCATTTGCGCTAAGGATTCATCAGGTCCTTACGATTATGATATTGTTAATCGCCTTGTTGCTTTATCAAAAGAAAAGGAGATTAACTATGTTGTTGATATTTATCCTTTCTACGGGTCAGATGTTTCTGCTGCGTTAAGAGGTGGTAATGATATTAAAGGTGGTCTTATTGGACCTGGTGTTCACGCATCACATAGTATGGAGCGAACACATATCAACGCTATACTTGATACAACTAAATTGTTAGTTTATTATACAGCTTAA
- a CDS encoding class I SAM-dependent methyltransferase: MKSKSMSTPEKAAVSRAMEMLFAEKERLYIDKYSKEFLTGFNRFFINIMKHEGVRNWIMSLMEKAGPGIYGGFISRTKYMDDVLEAAIANKFDAVVNLGGGYDTKCLRFDFKGLEYYHVDQKPVMDNYKKIMSGLEGGIPAHVKFVPIDFNTQNLGNELVKAGYDKDKRTLFLWEGVTQYITLEAVVGTLEYIASCLKGSQVVFTYVPKSLFTSSETFPEYRKVIKLAKRVGEEWITGLESEKISEFIEQCGLVLIEDVGNTDYKKRYFEPIAREMAIMPIERIAYAEVKE, translated from the coding sequence ATGAAAAGTAAAAGTATGTCAACTCCAGAAAAGGCTGCAGTAAGCAGAGCGATGGAAATGTTGTTTGCAGAAAAAGAGAGGTTATATATTGACAAATATTCCAAAGAGTTTCTTACAGGCTTTAACAGATTCTTCATAAATATCATGAAGCATGAAGGTGTTAGAAATTGGATAATGAGTTTAATGGAGAAGGCTGGTCCTGGTATTTACGGTGGATTTATCAGCCGAACAAAGTATATGGATGATGTTTTGGAGGCGGCGATTGCAAATAAATTTGATGCCGTTGTCAATCTAGGTGGGGGTTATGACACTAAATGTTTAAGATTTGATTTCAAAGGATTAGAATACTACCATGTTGACCAAAAGCCTGTTATGGATAATTATAAAAAAATAATGTCGGGATTAGAAGGTGGCATCCCTGCACATGTTAAGTTTGTACCGATTGATTTTAATACTCAAAATCTTGGAAATGAACTTGTTAAGGCTGGTTATGATAAAGATAAGAGAACATTGTTTCTTTGGGAAGGCGTTACGCAATATATCACGCTTGAAGCAGTCGTTGGTACTTTGGAATACATCGCATCTTGTTTAAAAGGCAGCCAAGTTGTATTCACATATGTGCCTAAAAGTCTATTCACCTCTTCAGAAACTTTTCCCGAGTACCGGAAGGTTATTAAACTGGCGAAGAGAGTAGGAGAAGAGTGGATTACTGGTCTTGAGTCTGAAAAGATATCAGAGTTTATAGAGCAATGTGGCTTGGTCTTGATAGAAGATGTAGGTAATACAGATTATAAAAAACGTTATTTTGAACCCATTGCTAGAGAGATGGCTATCATGCCAATTGAACGAATTGCTTATGCTGAAGTTAAAGAATAG
- a CDS encoding GNAT family N-acetyltransferase: MEVKVVLANKENSNIIKNIYPLYLHDLSEHYGNIPNDYGIYEDEPFKTLADQYEVQNIWFDKPNILFPYIIKVDEKPAGFILIATAPYVSKTTDYYVNEFFVLRPYRGKSIGEIAAKQVFNKFIGRWELYTNPSSKNFIGQKFWRKTVSTYTNNDYDESIGETIHGEKLIFKFENNKR, from the coding sequence GTGGAAGTTAAGGTAGTTCTAGCTAATAAAGAAAATTCAAATATCATTAAAAACATATATCCATTATATTTACATGATTTATCAGAGCATTATGGTAATATACCGAACGACTATGGAATATATGAAGATGAGCCATTTAAAACTTTAGCAGATCAATATGAAGTTCAAAATATATGGTTTGATAAACCCAATATACTATTTCCATATATAATAAAGGTAGATGAAAAACCAGCAGGATTTATTTTGATAGCAACAGCTCCATATGTATCAAAAACAACAGATTATTATGTCAATGAATTTTTTGTATTAAGACCATATAGGGGTAAGAGTATAGGAGAAATTGCAGCGAAACAAGTATTTAATAAATTTATAGGTAGATGGGAATTATATACAAATCCCTCCTCCAAAAATTTTATAGGTCAAAAATTCTGGAGGAAGACTGTAAGTACATACACAAATAATGATTATGATGAATCTATTGGAGAAACTATTCATGGAGAAAAATTAATATTTAAATTTGAGAATAATAAACGTTAG
- a CDS encoding copper amine oxidase N-terminal domain-containing protein: MKKYNKQILSLALAGSIAMAGSMTAAASTDLVTPGFQYEEGKMYIQTIKEPVPVQISAPTPVPISAPAVPLHEVTISEDMFFELEGSYMIPIRHVAESIGFNVSWVPETMTAIVSDDTKEASVSVMNDSDVVSFLPNAIIIDGSMYVPSNFFEKELDTTVNFNAEDMSIHVDTIKYEVENTMTAFIQDIRVDDEKDYAFIDIMNDATGMEYSLIVNEESEIFDPITGEDLKVTDLKENDRIYVEHSPAMTRSLPPQTVAFSIERVNDTAISYGFVEDIDMENDTILFNIGTRGGVHVTFMEDLIIEDAEGNELTLEELTPGKNIKVYHSQIVLTVEPLTYPTSKVVVIN, translated from the coding sequence ATGAAAAAATACAATAAACAAATCTTATCATTAGCATTAGCTGGATCAATAGCAATGGCAGGTTCAATGACGGCAGCTGCATCCACTGATTTAGTGACACCTGGTTTTCAATATGAAGAAGGTAAGATGTATATACAAACAATTAAAGAACCCGTTCCTGTGCAAATATCCGCTCCTACCCCAGTACCTATTTCTGCTCCAGCTGTACCCTTACACGAAGTAACTATTTCAGAGGATATGTTCTTTGAGCTAGAAGGTTCTTATATGATTCCAATAAGACATGTAGCAGAAAGCATAGGCTTTAATGTATCTTGGGTTCCAGAAACTATGACTGCTATTGTAAGTGATGACACGAAAGAAGCATCTGTTTCTGTAATGAATGACAGCGACGTAGTATCCTTCTTACCAAATGCTATTATTATTGATGGTTCTATGTATGTACCTTCTAACTTTTTTGAAAAAGAATTAGATACAACTGTCAATTTCAATGCAGAAGACATGTCCATTCATGTTGATACAATCAAGTATGAAGTCGAAAATACAATGACGGCTTTTATACAAGACATACGAGTAGACGATGAAAAGGATTATGCTTTTATTGACATAATGAATGATGCAACTGGCATGGAGTATTCATTGATCGTCAATGAAGAATCTGAAATCTTTGACCCAATCACAGGCGAAGATTTAAAGGTAACAGATTTGAAAGAAAATGATAGGATTTATGTTGAACACAGTCCTGCCATGACACGTTCACTTCCACCTCAAACAGTTGCTTTTAGTATTGAGCGGGTTAATGATACGGCTATCTCTTATGGCTTTGTAGAAGACATTGATATGGAGAATGATACAATACTCTTTAATATAGGTACACGTGGTGGCGTACATGTAACTTTTATGGAAGATTTAATCATCGAAGATGCAGAAGGTAATGAGCTTACTCTTGAAGAGTTGACTCCAGGAAAGAATATTAAAGTCTACCACTCACAGATTGTTTTAACAGTTGAACCTTTAACTTATCCAACATCAAAAGTTGTTGTTATCAACTAA
- a CDS encoding beta-propeller fold lactonase family protein, with product MSFQSFAYITNQNDSNLSVIRVSDNMVINTVPVGNAPGGIAITPNGQFAYVVNQNGNNVSVIRLSDNMIVQTITVGTFPFGLAITPNGQFVYVTNRSDDTVSVIQVSTNMVVATISVGDLPTEVAITPNGQFAYVTNAFTNDVSVIRLSDNMVILTVPVGTIPLGIGITPNGQFAYVVNRSNDTVSVIRLSDNMVILTVPVGDGPTDVAITPNGQFAYVTNSFDNTVSVIRLSDNMVVQTITVGTFPFGIAITPNGQFAYVANSSSDNVSVIRLSDNMVIQTVPVGDAPLDIAITPLPAPITNPSFVKVTVSNIELTAIVRDIN from the coding sequence ATGTCATTTCAATCCTTTGCATATATTACAAATCAAAACGATAGCAATTTATCAGTTATACGTGTATCGGATAATATGGTCATTAACACTGTACCTGTTGGTAATGCTCCTGGTGGAATAGCAATAACTCCAAATGGTCAGTTTGCATATGTTGTAAATCAAAACGGTAACAATGTATCAGTTATACGGTTATCGGATAATATGATTGTCCAGACCATAACTGTGGGAACTTTCCCTTTTGGATTAGCAATAACACCTAATGGGCAGTTTGTATATGTTACAAATAGATCAGATGACACTGTATCAGTAATCCAAGTATCCACCAATATGGTGGTAGCGACTATATCTGTTGGAGATCTCCCTACAGAAGTAGCAATAACTCCCAATGGACAGTTTGCATATGTCACTAATGCTTTTACTAATGATGTATCAGTAATACGATTATCCGATAATATGGTCATTCTGACTGTACCTGTTGGAACCATCCCTCTTGGAATAGGGATAACTCCTAATGGACAGTTCGCATATGTTGTGAATCGATCGAACGATACAGTGTCAGTAATACGTTTATCAGATAATATGGTCATTCTGACTGTACCTGTTGGTGATGGACCAACTGACGTTGCAATAACTCCCAATGGTCAGTTTGCGTACGTAACTAATTCTTTTGACAACACTGTATCAGTAATACGTTTATCAGATAATATGGTCGTTCAGACCATAACTGTGGGAACTTTCCCTTTTGGAATAGCAATAACTCCTAACGGACAATTTGCATACGTTGCTAATTCGAGCTCTGATAATGTATCTGTAATACGTTTATCAGATAATATGGTCATTCAGACTGTACCTGTTGGTGATGCTCCATTAGATATCGCAATTACTCCACTGCCAGCTCCTATAACTAATCCCTCTTTCGTTAAAGTAACAGTATCTAATATTGAGTTAACTGCCATTGTTCGTGATATCAACTAA
- a CDS encoding NYN domain-containing protein, producing the protein MTSEYLLVDGYNIIFAWEKLKKLADDNLSEARDKLLEIMSNYQGFKKIEVIVVFDAHKVKGSVRKIYNHHNIEVVYTKEAETADHFIERVAHVIGRECRVRVATSDALEQTIILSKGATRVSAKEFEREVQAMEEKIRRKYIEDKPVKENMLESHLDPQVVAFMEKLRRQK; encoded by the coding sequence TTGACTTCGGAATATTTACTCGTTGACGGTTATAATATAATCTTTGCTTGGGAAAAATTAAAAAAGCTAGCTGATGATAATCTAAGTGAAGCTAGAGATAAACTTTTAGAAATCATGTCCAATTATCAAGGATTTAAAAAAATAGAAGTTATTGTAGTATTTGACGCCCATAAAGTTAAGGGCAGCGTTCGTAAGATTTATAACCATCATAATATAGAAGTAGTTTATACAAAGGAAGCAGAGACAGCAGATCATTTTATCGAAAGAGTTGCCCATGTCATTGGCCGTGAATGTAGAGTGCGTGTAGCTACATCTGACGCTTTAGAACAAACCATTATCTTAAGTAAAGGTGCAACCAGGGTATCTGCTAAAGAATTTGAAAGAGAAGTACAAGCTATGGAAGAAAAAATTAGACGAAAATACATAGAGGATAAACCAGTTAAAGAAAACATGCTGGAATCACATCTAGACCCGCAAGTTGTTGCGTTCATGGAAAAATTAAGAAGACAAAAATAA
- a CDS encoding SurA N-terminal domain-containing protein: MKILSKSKLIIIIVVFLIFGAVFNISSKQQFDLKELGKKNKEITNNLNKDKVIAEVNGIKIMNSDLEKQKNWYTAINREITDEEILEELISTKLLYSTAIEQGVKASDEEVQEIFIMNMDAIKNDPINYQIILDYIEGYGITEEEYWNLARKLYEESLIIRRYKDSIEAKFITTTGIAKTDTEYSEKYSAYYSEHLAELKENAKIKYK; the protein is encoded by the coding sequence ATGAAAATACTTTCTAAAAGTAAATTAATCATAATTATTGTTGTTTTTTTGATCTTCGGTGCCGTTTTTAATATTTCATCGAAACAACAATTTGACTTAAAGGAACTAGGTAAAAAAAATAAAGAAATTACCAATAATTTAAATAAAGATAAGGTTATTGCAGAGGTTAATGGAATTAAAATCATGAATAGTGATTTGGAAAAGCAAAAGAATTGGTATACAGCAATTAATAGAGAAATAACAGATGAAGAAATCTTAGAAGAGTTGATTAGCACTAAACTATTATATTCTACAGCCATAGAGCAAGGTGTTAAAGCATCTGATGAAGAGGTTCAAGAAATTTTTATAATGAATATGGACGCAATTAAAAACGATCCAATCAATTATCAAATAATACTAGATTATATAGAGGGTTATGGAATCACTGAAGAAGAATACTGGAATCTAGCAAGAAAATTATATGAAGAATCTTTAATAATTAGAAGATATAAAGATAGTATAGAAGCAAAATTTATTACTACAACAGGAATAGCAAAAACAGATACTGAATATAGTGAAAAATACAGTGCATATTATAGTGAACATTTAGCAGAACTTAAAGAAAATGCTAAAATTAAATATAAATAA
- a CDS encoding beta-propeller fold lactonase family protein, which yields MSNQLFAYVANRNDNDVSVIRLSDNSVVDTITVGNFPEGIAITPNNEFAYVVNRLGGTVSVIRISDNTVVDTVTVGNSPLRVAITPNGQFAYVTNLNDGTVSVIRISDNTVVDTVTVGNGPSGVAITPNGQFAYVTNLADDTVSVIRLSDNTVVDTITVGDGPTEVAITPNGQFAYVSNVADDTVSVIRLSDNTVIDTINVGDQPVGIAITPNGQFVYVTNSNDDTVSVIRISDNTVVATITVGDQPFGIAITPNGQFAYVTNFNDDTVSVIQTSDNTVVDTITVGDQPLGIAITPIIQPIVIPLPILKVTVSNIELTAIVRDIN from the coding sequence ATGTCAAACCAACTTTTTGCTTATGTTGCAAATAGAAATGATAACGATGTATCAGTTATACGATTATCTGACAACTCAGTAGTTGATACAATTACCGTTGGTAATTTTCCCGAAGGAATAGCAATAACTCCCAATAATGAATTTGCGTATGTTGTTAATCGACTTGGCGGCACAGTATCAGTAATACGGATATCTGATAATACCGTAGTTGATACAGTCACTGTTGGAAATTCTCCTTTAAGGGTAGCAATAACTCCTAATGGACAGTTTGCTTACGTTACTAATTTAAACGATGGTACTGTATCAGTAATACGGATATCTGATAATACTGTAGTTGATACTGTTACTGTTGGAAATGGTCCTAGTGGAGTAGCAATAACTCCTAATGGACAGTTTGCTTATGTTACTAATTTGGCAGATGATACTGTATCAGTGATACGATTATCTGATAATACCGTAGTTGATACTATCACTGTTGGAGATGGTCCTACTGAGGTAGCAATAACTCCTAATGGACAGTTTGCTTATGTTTCAAATGTAGCAGATGATACTGTATCAGTGATACGATTATCTGATAATACCGTGATTGATACCATAAATGTTGGAGATCAACCCGTTGGTATTGCAATAACTCCTAATGGACAGTTTGTTTATGTTACAAATTCTAATGATGATACTGTATCAGTAATACGAATATCAGATAATACGGTAGTTGCTACTATCACTGTTGGAGACCAACCCTTTGGAATTGCAATAACTCCTAATGGACAGTTTGCATATGTTACTAATTTTAATGATGATACTGTATCAGTAATACAAACATCAGATAATACGGTAGTTGATACTATCACTGTTGGAGATCAACCCCTTGGAATTGCAATAACTCCAATAATTCAACCAATAGTTATACCTTTACCTATACTTAAGGTAACAGTATCTAATATAGAGTTAACTGCCATTGTTCGTGATATCAACTAA
- a CDS encoding tyrosine-type recombinase/integrase — translation MSLEDRMVIIQDNYVRANKELILKPYTKNTQKRTIHLFEDLVPILRKYELDKKKNQLQFGKYYNHNNFYFTWDDGRPFDPDYIYKSFKKSCKRLGYNELTLHDLRHFYVSVMLGRGDIPLKITQDSLGHSSAEMMGLNGHLMNDMAKKVFKGKTMGLLENHFCNPLII, via the coding sequence ATTTCTTTAGAAGATAGAATGGTAATCATTCAAGATAATTATGTTCGTGCTAACAAAGAATTAATATTAAAACCCTATACTAAAAATACACAAAAAAGAACCATACACCTTTTTGAAGATTTGGTTCCTATACTAAGAAAGTATGAACTTGATAAGAAAAAGAATCAATTACAGTTCGGTAAATACTATAATCATAACAATTTTTATTTTACATGGGATGATGGTCGACCTTTTGATCCTGACTATATCTATAAATCATTTAAAAAGTCATGTAAAAGATTAGGTTATAATGAATTGACTCTGCATGATCTGAGACACTTTTACGTTTCAGTAATGCTTGGCCGTGGTGATATTCCACTTAAGATTACCCAGGATAGTTTAGGACATTCTTCAGCAGAAATGATGGGCCTTAACGGACATCTAATGAATGATATGGCTAAAAAAGTATTTAAGGGCAAAACAATGGGATTGCTAGAAAATCATTTCTGCAATCCCCTTATCATCTAA
- a CDS encoding DUF3888 domain-containing protein: MKIILIKPHIVKILTFLFLFFAIIILAQFSVKSYKNKNPEITNDECELYRDIMISFLKPYIDSAMIEYYGELKKYALWEVKIIDAKRLPLGQFYFEVTVQAKTYEGSYNPPYGLETITIRYDHSGIHTVDYKHEDQVVK; encoded by the coding sequence ATGAAAATAATATTGATTAAGCCTCATATTGTTAAAATCCTTACCTTTTTATTTTTATTCTTTGCAATAATTATTTTAGCCCAATTCTCAGTTAAGTCATATAAAAATAAAAATCCTGAAATCACTAATGATGAATGTGAGTTATATAGAGATATTATGATATCTTTTCTAAAACCTTATATTGACTCTGCAATGATAGAATATTATGGAGAGTTAAAAAAATATGCTCTTTGGGAAGTGAAAATTATTGATGCAAAAAGATTACCACTAGGACAATTCTATTTTGAGGTAACCGTTCAAGCCAAGACATATGAGGGGTCTTATAATCCACCATATGGATTAGAGACTATAACAATAAGATATGATCATTCAGGTATACATACTGTTGACTATAAGCATGAAGATCAAGTGGTAAAATAA
- a CDS encoding site-specific integrase, with translation MPKSINQKLTSINRFIIFINNNPKYNDKIVAEIKLLKVQEQYYLENLLEYREYERMLNRTQLHKDQRAYLMFKTLYHTGARVSEFLQIEPQHVLQDKCVIKGKGNKYREIFIPSRLKEELKDYNGDINYKKI, from the coding sequence GTGCCTAAGTCGATTAATCAGAAACTTACTAGTATCAATCGTTTCATTATCTTCATCAATAATAATCCAAAGTATAATGACAAGATAGTTGCTGAGATAAAGCTATTAAAGGTACAAGAACAATACTATTTGGAGAATCTGTTAGAGTACAGAGAGTATGAGAGGATGCTTAATAGAACTCAATTACATAAAGATCAAAGAGCGTACTTAATGTTTAAGACTCTGTACCATACAGGTGCTAGAGTATCAGAGTTCTTGCAGATAGAACCACAACATGTATTGCAAGATAAATGTGTGATTAAAGGAAAGGGGAATAAGTATCGAGAGATATTCATACCTTCCAGACTTAAAGAGGAGTTAAAGGATTACAACGGGGATATAAATTATAAGAAAATATAA
- the sigH gene encoding RNA polymerase sporulation sigma factor SigH — MENVKDMVLEKELFIEYTDEELVEKVRQGDLFALEYMMAKYKDFVRAKTRTYFLIGADRDDILQEGMIGLYKAIRDYNPDKAASFKSFADLCVTRQIITAVKASNRQKHMPLNSYISLNRPMYEEDNERSTFIDLVATSKMVNPEEILVGQENVHKIEAMISKKLSKLEKKVLFLYLQGKSYQDIAEVLGKPIKSIDNALQRLKHKLEELLDEKNEKKS; from the coding sequence ATGGAAAATGTTAAAGATATGGTGTTGGAGAAAGAATTATTTATCGAATACACAGATGAAGAACTTGTTGAGAAAGTACGTCAAGGCGACCTTTTTGCGCTAGAATATATGATGGCAAAATACAAAGATTTTGTTCGAGCTAAAACAAGAACCTATTTTCTAATTGGAGCAGATCGTGATGATATCCTACAGGAAGGTATGATTGGACTATATAAAGCTATCCGTGATTACAATCCAGATAAAGCGGCATCCTTCAAAAGTTTTGCTGACTTATGTGTCACTAGACAAATTATCACAGCTGTTAAAGCATCAAATCGTCAAAAACACATGCCATTAAACTCATATATATCACTAAATCGTCCTATGTATGAAGAAGATAATGAAAGAAGCACATTCATTGATCTTGTTGCCACTTCAAAAATGGTTAATCCTGAAGAAATATTAGTTGGACAAGAAAACGTTCATAAGATTGAAGCAATGATCAGTAAGAAGTTAAGTAAGTTAGAGAAAAAAGTTCTTTTCTTATATTTACAAGGAAAGAGTTATCAAGATATAGCAGAAGTGCTTGGAAAACCAATCAAATCCATCGATAATGCGCTCCAAAGATTAAAGCATAAATTAGAAGAATTGTTGGACGAGAAAAATGAAAAAAAATCTTGA